One window from the genome of Populus alba chromosome 15, ASM523922v2, whole genome shotgun sequence encodes:
- the LOC118057652 gene encoding uncharacterized protein, which yields MNSRELALVSTATVFGALASAFAVRFLYFSNSNSRKRLLSKTKSVPNGDVSKKCPIQSPFDPSKRKEYLSWDDYFMAIAFLSAERSKDPNRQVGACLVSQNGIILGIGYNGFPRGCSDDKLPWAKKSKSGDPLETKYPYVCHAEVNAILNTNHASAAGQRLYVTMFPCNECAKIIIQSGVSEVIYFVEKNLNNSDIAYIASHKLLSMAGVKVRKHQPRMDQILIKFEDP from the exons ATGAATTCTCGCGAGCTTGCACTTGTCTCCACAGCCACAGTCTTCGGAGCTTTAGCTTCTGCTTTTGCTGTTCGCTTCCTCTACTTCAGCAACAGCAACTCCAGGAAGCGGTTGTTATCCAAGACCAAATCGGTTCCAAACGGTGACGTTTCGAAGAAATGCCCTATTCAGAGCCCGTTTGATCCTTCCAAACGCAAAGA GTATTTATCATGGGATGATTATTTCATGGCAATTGCGTTTTTATCAGCTGAAAGATCTAAAGATCCAAACAGGCAG GTTGGGGCTTGTTTGGTTAGTCAAAATGGCATAATTCTTG GCATTGGCTATAATGGATTTCCAAGAGGTTGTTCAGATGACAAGCTTCCCTGGGCAAAG AAATCCAAATCTGGGGATCCTCTGGAGACAAAGTACCC TTATGTTTGTCATGCTGAAGTCAATGCTATTCTGAACACAAATCATGCTTCTGCTGCTGGGCAG AGGCTTTATGTGACTATGTTCCCCTGCAATGAATGCGCCAAGATAATCATTCAG TCTGGCGTCTCTgaagttatatattttgtagAGAAAAACTTAAACAATTCAGATATTGCGTATATTGCTTCACACAAGCTGCTGTCCATGGCTGGTGTTAAA